The following proteins are encoded in a genomic region of Methanomassiliicoccales archaeon:
- a CDS encoding ferritin → MKASIEKALNDQINAELYSAYLYKAMEMYFHSVDLSGMANWMKVQTEEEMAHAEGMIQYINARGGRVILTAIDMPKKDWKSAAEVFSDAYDHEAKVVTVRIHKLVDLAIKEKDHAFNQFLQWYVAEQVEEEDNTSTLTRKLKKIGDNMPALMQVDGQLATRVFVAPAIPGTTVGTP, encoded by the coding sequence ATGAAGGCAAGTATTGAAAAAGCTTTAAATGACCAGATAAACGCAGAATTGTATTCCGCCTATCTTTACAAGGCGATGGAGATGTACTTTCACTCGGTGGACCTGTCGGGCATGGCTAACTGGATGAAGGTTCAGACAGAGGAGGAGATGGCCCACGCCGAGGGCATGATCCAGTACATCAACGCTCGGGGCGGAAGGGTAATACTGACGGCAATTGACATGCCCAAGAAGGATTGGAAGTCCGCGGCCGAGGTCTTCTCCGACGCCTACGACCACGAAGCTAAGGTCGTGACCGTAAGGATTCATAAATTGGTTGATTTGGCCATCAAGGAGAAGGACCACGCTTTCAACCAGTTCTTGCAATGGTATGTGGCCGAGCAGGTCGAGGAAGAGGACAACACCAGCACCCTGACCAGGAAGCTCAAGAAGATTGGAGACAACATGCCCGCATTGATGCAGGTGGATGGTCAACTGGCAACTAGGGTGTTCGTTGCCCCAGCAATACCCGGAACCACCGTTGGAACTCCTTGA
- a CDS encoding fasciclin domain-containing protein — protein sequence MGFFDIFKKKGSWVADPNLKTIAETLAADDDYKTLVAAAKAAGLVDVLGKKGPFTVFAPNNSAFIDLPDGTVEGLLKDKEKLKAVLAHHIVDGTGLSYDEIAAKPTVAMKDQKELAVDVKGLLKVGGARIIRGNIKCRNGYIQVIDKVLVP from the coding sequence ATGGGATTCTTCGACATATTCAAGAAAAAAGGTTCCTGGGTAGCAGATCCGAACCTGAAAACGATCGCAGAAACATTAGCAGCCGACGACGACTACAAGACCTTGGTCGCGGCAGCCAAAGCAGCAGGCCTGGTTGATGTTCTGGGTAAGAAAGGTCCGTTCACCGTTTTCGCCCCGAACAACTCCGCGTTCATCGACCTTCCTGATGGAACTGTCGAGGGGTTGCTGAAGGACAAGGAGAAGCTGAAGGCCGTTCTGGCTCACCACATCGTGGATGGAACAGGTCTATCCTATGATGAGATAGCTGCTAAGCCTACGGTGGCGATGAAGGACCAGAAGGAGCTGGCCGTCGATGTAAAAGGCTTATTGAAGGTCGGAGGTGCCAGGATCATTCGCGGCAATATAAAATGCCGGAACGGCTACATCCAGGTAATCGATAAAGTACTAGTTCCTTAA
- a CDS encoding fibronectin type III domain-containing protein, whose product MGTDLMYATNSNGEWETKIVDDVGNVGRFNSIAVDESGGVHISYYDWTNQNLNYATWDGDSWVISIVDSIGVVGEYNSIVCSSGDIFITYLDYSNHDLKVAINTGDGWNTAVVAESVGFGSSLVMNSGVLGVVFTSSDHKLMYAYGNGTDWSTETVDDSSLFGSDMAIDVVDGKSCVAYYDDVSHELKFAVRGTTGIWADEIVDNTTDVRNGPSLDVDSNGVVHISYYDFVNGYLCYAVLDGDWNCSILDDSGGMSSAMVSDYNDKQHIVYIDQAGSTSQLTYITNSGAIWVSETVDESGSAVKTSSIVVDPQGNVHIAYYDTYLEENTTHGRLNYAFSDGNGWIVETVDNSTVMVGQNPYLALDSNGKAHICYYDATSKNLKYATNENGNWINETLVESGDVGMFSAMVIDSNGSLFIAYTNEGSGALKYVNYTSGDLNIGTIDSGLTAMTQISMSLDSNDRVHVAYYRNGALVHSVLTGTLWNPEEIESSNQLGRGISMFIDGQDKVYITYYNTFSKALKYVNNVNGTWNATFIEVSAGVDSAIAVDENGDEHIAYVDNNGILKLAEMRNGIWMFQKVDLSGCGDQISMVMDQQNRVHISYYDPDTMELKYASSLVVPTAPQNFTVDVDDGLLTLNWLPPQSDGGSNITEYRIFRAPAGTSDFELLATVSADSAFYVDSGLTNGVSFDYRIRAVNSEGSSQYASVTGTPCTLPGAPDLGASGRDKSVKLSWDEPSNGGAAIDHYNIYRKNATGYWILIATVDGNETEYTDTGLENGVEYSYKVTAVNPAGEGPESNAATATANPSNDLMIMIIVVVIVIAAVGVGAFILYKRRPKA is encoded by the coding sequence GTGGGAACGGATCTCATGTACGCTACTAACAGCAACGGCGAATGGGAGACCAAGATCGTCGATGATGTTGGCAACGTTGGCAGATTCAATTCTATCGCCGTCGACGAATCAGGTGGCGTTCACATCAGCTATTACGACTGGACCAACCAGAATCTTAATTATGCTACCTGGGATGGCGATTCGTGGGTCATATCCATCGTCGACTCCATTGGTGTCGTTGGTGAATACAACTCGATAGTCTGTAGCTCCGGTGATATATTCATAACGTATCTGGACTATTCGAACCACGATCTGAAAGTCGCAATTAACACCGGGGACGGATGGAACACTGCCGTAGTGGCAGAATCCGTAGGTTTCGGTAGCAGCCTGGTAATGAATAGTGGTGTTCTCGGAGTTGTGTTCACCTCTTCGGACCATAAATTAATGTATGCTTATGGAAACGGGACGGATTGGTCGACAGAAACCGTTGACGACAGTTCATTATTCGGGAGCGATATGGCTATCGACGTCGTTGATGGAAAATCCTGCGTGGCCTATTATGACGATGTGTCCCACGAGCTCAAGTTCGCTGTTCGCGGAACGACTGGAATATGGGCTGATGAAATTGTCGATAACACCACCGATGTTCGGAACGGACCTTCACTAGATGTCGATTCCAATGGTGTCGTCCATATAAGCTACTATGATTTTGTCAACGGGTATCTTTGCTATGCCGTTCTAGACGGTGATTGGAACTGCTCGATCTTGGATGATAGTGGTGGTATGTCCAGCGCCATGGTCTCTGATTACAATGATAAGCAACACATAGTCTATATTGACCAGGCCGGTTCAACTTCTCAACTGACATATATCACGAACTCCGGGGCTATATGGGTATCCGAGACCGTTGATGAATCTGGGAGCGCCGTAAAGACGAGTTCGATAGTTGTCGATCCCCAGGGAAATGTCCACATAGCCTATTATGACACATATCTCGAAGAGAACACCACACATGGGAGATTGAACTATGCGTTCAGCGACGGAAATGGATGGATTGTGGAGACAGTCGATAATTCGACGGTCATGGTGGGTCAAAATCCCTATCTGGCGCTAGATTCCAATGGCAAGGCCCATATCTGTTATTATGATGCGACCTCAAAGAACCTGAAGTATGCCACGAACGAAAACGGGAACTGGATAAACGAGACCCTGGTCGAGTCCGGTGACGTCGGCATGTTTAGTGCGATGGTGATCGATTCGAACGGATCACTGTTCATCGCCTACACAAACGAAGGCTCTGGTGCTCTGAAGTACGTCAACTACACAAGTGGTGATTTAAACATAGGTACCATCGATTCAGGGCTCACCGCCATGACTCAGATATCCATGTCGCTCGACTCCAATGACAGAGTGCATGTGGCTTACTATCGCAACGGCGCGCTCGTCCATAGTGTACTTACCGGTACTCTCTGGAACCCTGAGGAAATCGAATCGTCCAATCAGCTGGGCAGGGGTATATCCATGTTCATCGATGGGCAGGACAAGGTGTACATAACTTACTACAACACCTTCTCTAAAGCTCTGAAATACGTGAACAATGTCAATGGCACTTGGAACGCTACCTTCATCGAGGTCAGCGCAGGCGTAGACAGTGCTATAGCCGTAGATGAGAACGGTGATGAGCATATCGCCTACGTAGACAACAACGGAATCCTCAAGCTTGCGGAAATGAGGAACGGTATCTGGATGTTCCAGAAGGTCGACCTGAGCGGCTGTGGAGACCAGATATCCATGGTCATGGACCAACAGAATCGCGTTCACATAAGCTACTATGATCCAGACACCATGGAGCTGAAGTACGCATCCTCGCTGGTCGTGCCAACCGCCCCGCAGAACTTCACGGTCGATGTGGACGACGGATTGCTGACCCTGAACTGGCTGCCCCCGCAGAGCGACGGCGGTTCCAACATAACCGAGTACCGGATATTCCGGGCCCCTGCCGGCACCTCTGACTTCGAACTGCTGGCCACGGTCAGCGCAGACAGCGCGTTCTATGTTGACTCAGGGCTGACCAACGGCGTTTCCTTCGATTACCGCATCAGGGCGGTCAACTCCGAAGGAAGCAGCCAATACGCCTCGGTGACCGGAACTCCTTGCACTCTGCCAGGAGCGCCTGACCTGGGAGCTTCCGGGCGCGACAAGTCGGTGAAGCTCAGCTGGGACGAACCCAGCAACGGTGGAGCGGCGATAGACCATTACAACATATACCGCAAGAACGCCACCGGGTATTGGATCCTGATCGCCACCGTCGACGGCAATGAGACCGAGTACACCGACACTGGACTGGAGAACGGTGTGGAGTATTCCTACAAGGTCACCGCGGTCAATCCGGCCGGAGAGGGCCCGGAAAGCAACGCGGCCACCGCCACAGCCAACCCCAGCAACGATCTGATGATTATGATAATCGTGGTCGTCATCGTGATCGCCGCCGTCGGGGTCGGAGCCTTCATACTGTACAAGAGGAGGCCCAAGGCCTAA